CACCCAACCCTTTCGGATGCATGCCGTACGAGGATAGCTTGGCTACAAGCAACAAAACTTGACTTAGTCGAGGTAACGCATACTTCTAAGTCACGGTCCTAAAGAATACAGAGCAATACAAAGAGCTCCTAAAACAGCTGCCACCACCACCCCCACCCACCCCCCAAAACAAAAGCACACAGACgatgattttttacatgtCAGTCAAATAAAAAGTGCAGCTGCTTGACAATCCAAGCACTATGCAGTTACAACAGAGATTTACATCTCCAGTTCCAAAAGGACATAATTTTGAATGAATATGCACCATCATAGTGGAACATGTGTTGCTGCCGAAGAATACGCGTACTTTCCAGAGGACAAAAGCATCAACTAAGTGCCCTGCTAGTTTTCAATCATTTGCTACTTCAACTCACTAATGACGGCATATTTCCTAGAGATTCGTACACAGACATTTAGCAGATACATGCCAAAATAGGGGTGAACGACAAGTAGAGCCAACCTGCGAAGCTCAAAATCCAGCTCAagctcaaatatttttcttcgcGGGCTTATCagcctttcttttctttttttgttggtGGGGTGAGAGGGGGAcgtattttacatatttatattcaactaatatctcaattacttatttatataataatatgaatgttcacttatgttaattaatatctatctaaaaaatttaatcattgATCTAgttgttttaatatttcttttttgaataattatttaatataaaacatatgGCTAGTCTATTTTAGAATCACTTCTtaatctattatatttttgtgaaattgaaaatttgtatatatattactgtGTGTTAATtgtatctaaaattattcttttggcaaataaaattgaaaatatatatttaataagataatattacttattatatttatcttgtttACCAAGATATTTAATATGCATAACAAATGAAGTACTACTTATAAATTTGTGATGAAGTTTAGTAATTGCGATAAATTATAAGGAGAATAATAGCGACAGtgataataattgaaaatcaatatatattttcgttgatattatattatacatgTTTATGATGAGATCAATTAATAGTTGGTTCACAATTTTCCtatattatactatataattaagaaatataatagtttaaattgttataagattttttttatattcattcacatctgttttttgaaaatatttttatattattaaatccaTTTAGAAATGTTACCTAGCTAGACAAACATCTTATATAGATGACATACTcccaataattacaaaatgttttatatttagtatttactcatatcttttatatttagtatgcaaatatttaaagttgtccacataattaaataattttaacatatatatatatatatatatatatatacatctttgTTAATAtgttactactaaactaatcttgatataattaaaattatttaagggttatgtACGCTACCATTAAGCTAAATAAATGCTTTAACACtacaattttatcaatcattaataaaaatatctaaattgttatatatttaagtatgaACAGTCATTATATGTTGTGACTTAAATTATTGGTTCTGCTAGAAAAATGAATGTTTTTGTTATTGAAGGCAgcgtaaatatttttaatcaatttaattcatatcataaaataaggaatttttaaatttattttttataatattaatattaaatttatcaaacgAGCTCAAGCTCAGATTTTTTTGTCAAGCTTAAGCCGGAATATCCAGGCTCGTCTTGAATATTTTGCCAAGCCCAGCTTGTTTGCAACCTACGTCACTAGCAAATTTCTATAGGCCTTCATAAAACATATAGGCCTATAATTTGGTTGGACTGACAATACTGGAATTTCGGAACATGGAATCCTTCTACCCAATCTCACATGTCACGAGACTGGCGATCTATGTAGCACAGCACATGTGTAAGTTCAGGGATCTGTACATGTAATGTTTGACACTACAAAATACCCTCTGGAAGCTGTTGACCAGCCATATATAAATGAACTTTTATATGATAACTGGTTACTATAGAAGGCATATTTACCTGGTAACACAATGTAGGCGCAACCATGAAGTATACGAGACTCTTAAAGCTGACGTCGTAAGAGTAGTCCACGTTCCAGTAACTGGATAAAGCTTCCCACTGAAATCATTGTCATGTAACATAACAAGGTTTGATACACAGATCaccaaaaataagatataagttttattcaatttttaacaCAACTCAAAATTCCAGGAATCAACAACTGAAAACTAGATTGAATTatgtaaagaaaattaatgtttcacaaaaattatcattgaAAGCCTCAGGGTTTGGCTCAATGACCAAATGCCTTCCCCTTCTCCCTAATTCCTAGGAATCCGGTTTGCCAACGCCCCACACACTCAAAAGGTTATTATCTAAATGTTGGTACTAGCGAGGTTAactggaaaaaaatattaaataaatacgaCAAAATGACCATATCCCTTCTCATTACCTTATCAAGTGATTTCGAAAGTACTCTCAGATCATAATTTGTATGTGCATAGGAGACCAACTTCAACCACACAATACAAGCAAAGAGCATTAAAGTGACACCCGATAGAACAGCAGAACCACACCTGTGCAGTGTCAAAATCAGGAAAATTACATAAGTCGTTCTAAACACAGCTCAAAATGGATTCatcttacaaataaaaaattgcttgATATTTTCTTCAGATCTCTTTCTTcctatatgatttttcaacaatttaaTCGTCTCATGCAAGTTGTGAGATGTGAAGTGCAGAAAATaatgaagtatatatatagcactCAATTCAAAATCCAATTGATTGCCACATCCCTCCTCACAGAGTTCAAAAACTCACCCCTCGTGATGAATATTTAAGCactaatataataaacaaactCATAATTAGTTCCTCCACTTTTTAAGACGTGTACTGAAATTTTCTCTAATGAGTTTTTAAACAATCAATTGTAAAATAGTCGACTGATAGTAATCAGGTCCTACTACATTTGTTTAGTTGACACATTCATTTGCTTTCTTCTTGTTATAGACAAATCAAATAGGAAACCAATAATCAACACATCAATGAAAATTCAGATGCGTGAAATGGGAACTACAGAACTAAACTTAAAGAAAACtgaattataacaataaactGCCCTTGCATTAAGAGGAAAATTTGATAGCcacaaaacagaaaaaacTACAGTCAAAGAGTATCCCCACCCATATTAATGGAATCACCGTTTCGATAACAAGATCATTCAAAAGCCTGCCACTCCTTCCATTCGTCATGtgattttgctttttctttgtcTAATTGCACTAGTTTCGTCAAGTAATAACGATAATTATTACTTCTCAATAATCAATTCTATTCTAACTTAATCAAACAGCTTATTGAGTTAAAACAAGTGACCAAATCAATCTTTTGAATTTAGACGGAAATGTATGATAAACTGCACAACAGAAAGAATATATATGCGCCTGTCTTATCTTCTTGTGGCTAACATTGAAAGGGAATTTCAAAATCTTAATCCAGATGTGTTCtcattttagataaatattcttattaaCATGAAAGAGTAGGGATCAGAACAGCCAACATCCGACCTGAAGCAACTAGATTAAAGTAGTCAACACATACCTAAGAATGACAACAACTGGATACAAGATTTCTGTCGTCGTTATTATAACATGAAGAAAGACTGCAACctgcaaaatttaattaaccttTGATTTCATGTGTGAAATGCCAATGAGGCCTTTAAACACAATGATCGTCATGAACGAGCTTAGCTGATATTGATAATGATAAAGACAACCAAATAAGGATGAGTGCACATCATTAATTTGAGAAGCACTTTGCAGGAAATTCGTAAATGACAGAAAATCGATTTGTTGCCCAGACAGAACAGCCAAACACATCTAAAAGAGCTAGAGCACAAAGATATGGTACATATCTAGCTAACGGAATCACGGCTTATAACCCGAAATGTAGGAAGTAGAAAGCACATTACCATACAAACAGACATGCATTCGTCCATCATCAACATCTATACCGTACCAAATGGTAACTCAATTAAACTTGATTACTAGGTACATACCTTTTTTTGCAACAGTAGGCTAACCTTCAGTACAACTCCATTTGGTAGATTAAAGACAATACTGCTATCATCACTATATGCAGCCAAATATTGGCAAAATTCATCATAACATAAGCAATGggaaatttttttgtctttcagggTCTCAAGGTTCATGTCAAGTTGTCTGATGTATCTACTCACAGCAGGACTCATACATCACACACAAACTTCGATTAGCAAAGTATATGGCCATCTATTTTACATATGTGAATAGGCTGATAGGtataaacttaataaataaaggCAGACTCTCCACACGTGTGCCTTCAACTAAGTATTATTGAGAGTGAGTAGGCAGTTCCAGTTTCACCTTGTGAGAACCCAGAACAAAAAAAGTTGCTCTTACTTACCCACTCAGATATATAGTTTTGTTGAACCGACTTCTCAACAAGAAATGCAGCAAGTGGGAAAACTGGGAGACTTAGACTGCAACAAAAGAATGTCAAGAGTTACAATTATCTAACTACTAAAATTCTGATTCTCTTAACAAACTAAAGGACAAAACAAAATGTTCCAAATCCAATTACCAACACATCAAAAGTGGCCAGTCCCTAAGTGATGTCGAACTAAACCAAAAGCCTGATTTGATTAACCAGCCATACTGCAAGTCAAGGACAAGGTTAGAGACACTGCAGAAATAAAGCCAAACATATGCCATTTACAAGTGAAGCAGTTACACGCATAAACAACAACGAATACTTCTAactgttaaaatttgataaatatgcACCATCGGTAACTGCAGATTTCTGCAGCAAAGGTATACCCACAGCAGGGTAAACAGTataattacattgatatttACAGATAGACAAAAGTATAATCCAAGTGAAAGCAGACGCACcttcatcaaattttcaatgataAGTCTACCATTTACAGCAACAAGCACCACTATACAGAGGTTGAAGAGACCTGCATGGCTCTGCAACATAACAACACTCAGTTGTAGACATAATTACTTATCTGGCAACTAAcataaatatttcagaaaattaacaTTCCAGATTAGGATCTTTCCAACATAACGAAATGCGAAGCCTAGATCATCGCATCCAGATTGTTTATGTAATCTGACATATACTATCTCATTCTTTTTGAGTCCAGTTACAGGGAAATTCTCACCGAAAATGGCAAAATCTTATTCAAGTATATCTCCACAAGAGCTCAAAAGTACTCTCCATAAATCCAATACTCTCCATATATGTTAAAGCGTGTGCTTGAACTCCAATTGAAAGTTGAAGGTACAGAAAGGATGTGGCAAATTTTCAATTGCCAAGCATCTTATGTGTGACGAAGAGAAGAAATGCTATCCTCATGCTACGGACAATGGCATGACTTTATTAGTGAATGTCATACCAGAATTCTGAATCTAAATTGGAACTACTGGAATAAAGCACAAAAACAAGtagcaagaagaaaaatgagttGCTGCAAGACCTAGCAGTTTCCTCCCCGGACACAAAAGAAGAGGAGAGGAACTTCACACAAGGCCAATAACTCATACCTTATGTACTTCTAATAAGTCCTGAGGTTTTTGTTTTCGGTTATGAATGTTCTGATTACCCTCTAATTCTTAGAGGGGAAAAAAAGGGAAGAGAAGTACAGAAGCACAAACAACAGAAAGAAAGGCCAAAATCTAGTGAAAACACTACTTATATCTCAATAAGTAATTACTTTCTATGTCTAAAGGTCCATCCTCAACGTGTTGAACTCAAGATTTCTGCAAGTTGCCACTCCTTGGACAAACATAAATCACATGCCAAACCAAATAGAGAGTTGTTACAAAACACTGGATGTTTTTACTTAGCTAATTCTGAAGATAATCCTCATTACAGTTCAGTGGACTGTACAACAAGTGAGCATGTAGAATACAATTGAACAGTGCAGGATTCACCATAACTCCATAAGCATGGAATTGTTGTCTCATCCCAAATTCTTAATAACTAGTGTTGACAGTAGTATTGCACCTATCCGCGTCCAGTTGACATAAAGACCTTTCAGGAATCATGATCCCATTCAGGGGGCgaagaagaaaacaagctttcatttttcttattgaCAAAAATCTGCAAATGCacacatgaaaaagaaaaacgtgCGCACAATGTCGTGAAGGACGAACCTGTTTAAAGATAGCATCAGAACTAAGAGGACTCTCCTTGATTTTGCGGTGAGCGGGAGCTGAAGGCCTGTACGCGAATTTGACGGCCAACGCCTCCCCTCCTTTGCCTTCACCGATTTCCCCGTTCTCCTTCCctttctcctcctccttctcCTTGACATAACTCAATCCTTCACCCGCAGATTCAGACCGCTGCTCTTCATTCAAGGATTCCACGACTCTTCCGCACAGATTTCCAGTCGAATTACCGTCATTTCTATCACTTTCAGCGCCATTGACGACGGTGTCGGCCTCCAGAGAGTTAGAATTGGAGTCGAGCAAAACCTCCGCGGCGCGCGCGCTCGGCCTGCGGCGAAGCGTACTGCGGTGGTCCCCGTCGTTGCCGGCGCTGGACGACGTGGTGTCGAAGCTCTCCGGCGAGTCCAAAATCGCCATTAAACAGAAGACGGTGAGGAGAACGAAATGAATTCCAGAAGAAGAAACAGTGGGAGATGGAATCGTTCCAGAGAGATATCGATAGAGATTTACAAATAGAAAGATTCACTCAAAattatatgtgtgtatgtatctatctatatatattatgtttgtgaGCGAAGTTGGAGATGAAAAGGGGAGGATTAAATGATTAAGATTTAGGCGGTTGCTTAATAATGATGATTTGTATGTTACAGATCCCGCATTTTTCACCTTATTATAGTGTTTTAAGGTTTGTGCGCGTGAAAATTGAACACCAACGCACCGCTAGAAAAGCAAGAACGAGTCACTTTTAGATACCAACctattctaattatatttagatttttctataatttcaaaaaaattatatttaatccctctaatatttaattttatctaataaataaattatttcgttagtcaaaatttactaaatttattaatatcaacaaaaaaaattatatttattactgatttattatagataaaataaatcattttacGATCAAATTGCCCTCATAGTTTTTCAAGCATCAATGCATGTcatgaggtatattttcacagttataaaggtagtttagtcaaaaaaaattgtttaacttgcaataagtcagtaataagtcaatcgatgataaatatcagtttttatttatttttttattaataccaGTAAATTCTGACTAACagatgaacttatttgttagataaaaataataaatatattaaacgtaattttccaaatcacataaaatatatgtgtaattgcaccaaatttcataaaagacCCTAAAATAAAAGCTCATCACCTTGTTGATGAAGTAGCTGAAAAAAGGTATTATTCTTTtgcatctttttatttttatctgcttacattaaatttatttaccctcaaaaattatagataGCTCCCAGCAATATTTCtgcaatttattgataaaattataaatattaaagtttttattcaaatacttcaactttaatttatttttttactttatttattttcaaacaatattatttttgttattatttaaccTACAactctttcaataatttattcacGTCACAAAAGTCCAAGATACTGCAAATGCCccaataatcatattattcaatatatttttaaaaaatattttataccatgtgtgaagtatatataaattgtaatatttaatatataaaaaaaaagttgtgaACTGTTAAAAAGGGAGCTCGTTTGATTTTGATGTCATCAACTATTACAAGtacaattaaaattctatTCAACTTACCAGAATAAGAGGATTCATTAATTGGGATAATCATACCCTGACATTACACGTAAAATTTTTatggttgaaaaattatacttttaacaCTCTTGAAGTTTAATTCCATTTATAAATAAGTCCATTCGTTAGTTAacatttattgaatttgtcgatattaacaaaaataaaaataaataattttttatatttaccctcaattgatttttaccaacttattgcaggtcaaacaaaacTTATTCAACTACATTTtccttataacagtgaaaatatGCATTAACTCGCGAAAAAGTACGAGAGTAATTTAGtcgtaaaaaaaaattatttgaccttcaataaattagtaataaatcaatcaggTATGAGTAtagatttgtttatttaatttttattaatatcaacaaattcgataaattttaactaaagaaatgacttatttgttagacagagcAAACTTCAGGGATGTTAggtgtaattttccaaacaacatgaatttacgtataattacatcaaatctcaagagaagagagtgtaattatcctttataaattttcaattatgattatttaatttgattaaatctaGTCTAGACAAAAactttttcttctgttttgactcgacttttaattattattttttaaatgtatctaaataaataaactattaatACCAAAGCAaccacctctctctctctctctctctcggtAGAGTTTTAGGTAAGACAGAAAGGGACAAACAATAGTTCAATGTACGAACCATTTAAACATCATCTTTGGGTTATATTACAAGATTCTCAtgaaaaacattaataaagtattaagACACGGATTGGTGGgccaaaaatcaaataaatgctTTTTGAAAAAGGGTGCAACTCAATTTGTGGTTGTGAACAAACTGTGATTAGAAAAAAGTATAGTGCTGAAATTGATTGATCTTtgtaactatattttttaataagccccacaaaaataaagaaatgatCAACGATGTCTTACATCGTTTAAATGtgtgtatttatttcattttatataaatttaaaataattattttaaaataaatagtagaGCAAACTATAAAAGACTCCATTgaggtttgtcataattacacataatccttcgttatttgaaaaattacaaatatctttctaaaattataaataatgtaCCAAATACTGTACCTCTCTACAATAGCCTATCACAagggaatatttgtaatttttcaaacaacgagggtgtatatgtaattatggCAAACCTTAGGGGAgcccgttgtaatttacctaaaattacattgacacctCCTGATATTAGGTCTAATTACACACATATACCTGGTcagttaaaaaattacaagcacACCCTTGAGGGGTGTTAGTGCGATGTACTCAGAGAGTGATTGTGTAAAATTTCCCATTAAATAAGAAGTGTAGTggaaattacaattacatctCGATAAATATACTTGTCAttttgcattaaaatatgaggtgtatgtataattagacATAACTTTACgaaatattaatacaatttacgctttattttattatccgTTGCGATACTAATGTGAGATGAAtccaatatataaaagtataggTCTGGCCATGTCGCAACTTCATTATCAAAACttgaaataagaaataatgataaaataaaaaacgaaTATTCTTATAATCTAAAAGAAGGTTCTCGATTCTCtgagattatattttatttattttttggtataaattctttattattagCTTCAAATAAATTCCATCTCGAATAAAATATTCTTCGTTATTTATAGAAACTCTACAAacgattttttaatttaaaatattagtccATCTCCATCActctgaaaaagaaaaactaaaattaatcaaacaattattattttatttatttttcataataaaaaatgagatgaCGTTcatcaactttttatttttctcaaaaaaagaaaatcgtTTACGTCAGCTCTAAGAAGAGATAAGGAAAGTGTCGGTGTGCTGCCCCAACAGTTCAAATTCTTCATCCATAAGAGATTGACCCAATTTTACTAGATTTTGTACACTATAAGGAGCTATTTGTAAGTTGCGtgtatcttttattataattttatatgattaatattagagaaaattatatttttagttttataggATAAATGGTTTGGTACTTtttatcatgtattttttgaaattttaaaatagtttcaaaattaagaaagttgTACAAGTAAgagataatttataaatagtcaTCCTCTATGCAACACGTACAACTTTTGCTACCCTTAAATTCTTACGATCCTTTTTGTGACTTTTCTTACGATATACTGACTCAAAAATTGAAAGGTTATAATCGGGTCTTCCCAATGTGGTTCTACCAATTATCTGTTCAGTAAGCTTACAACTAAGAAAACTTACTCGTACACCATTTGTTAAGAGTAGCAAtcacgaaaaataaaaatgaaatcacGTGCAATACAGCCGTGGACGTAACATCATGTGACTtcataatgaaataaaaaataaatcaaataagatCCCGTACAATACAATATCTTTAGGTTACatttgtattaataaaattgaaattgcgAATTTCAAATATCTgataacaaattatttgaattattttagataatttttcaatttaaaatatttctaatctTTTGACTctacctttaaattaatattgatgaattttatttttcttcaatattaaattatactttttaaaaattcgaaTTTATCGATTCAAATATAGTCCTAAATTTGACTTCAAAATGACATAACATATGATTAGCCAATTGCGGGGAGGTTCAATTAATGCTGAAGAAACCGATGAAAGGAGCGGTCAGATTTTTGCTATAATGGCCTGAGCTTTATATTCCTGCACCTATCGTATCAGACCGCCACTCCATTTTCAACAGATCCAAAATTTAACTTCTACACCCCCAAACCCTCGATCTGCTTCGCACTATGCATGTGAAGCGCCAGCATAAAcgaattcaattttttattttaaattttattttatttaatcaatagagaaaaaaatatgctattttttgtaatacgaataatatgtaaaatatattatgtaaaaaaaaatatcaaattaccttCTACGATGGATTGtgtaatatcttattaatttattagatgaagTATTGAACTAGCGTCtgataattttatcttaaaattacTAGTATGCCGTTaagttggaaaaatattacgatatatcaaaattaccccttaataaaacaaaatgattattgtaaaaaatgcttttatatttttcttttccgattagcaattttatattttaattattatgttttttttttgttaagtttTCAAGAcacccaaaataaaaataaaattgaggataaattgggctttaaaaaatttattctgGGCCGTTGAGTTAGGTAATCCCACTTCATTTGATAGAATTACTATCGATCATTTATTGTCCTCGAAATCGAGTTTAATCTTATTATCCTgacatttataaaaagtaaacgAGTCACTATgatataagatattaataataaatgactATGATAGATTTTTTACGGGTTATTCTTGTTAGAGAGTAGtactaactttttatttatacttttcaaTCTCATGTAAGGAAATAGTACTCCCCGTCATATATTGCTCACTTTTTGAATTAATACAGAAGGAAATGGGATCCCGAAAAGTTTCCCCCACCTCTGGATggtttaatttagaaaaaaaaatgactatgATAGACTTAATGATCTTGTTGAAATCTAGCCACGTGATGCATAATCGAATAGGGGATgtcttaatttatatacattgGTATAAAGACAGTGGTACGCGTGGAGGTAATTTGTACATTACCGATTCTAGGTTAATGTTAGTCATTTTCATATTGCGCAAGATAATTTTGTGCACCGTTAATTGTACTTTGATttattatccaattttttgaggtagtcatacatatataatacagTCTTGGTGCAATTTAATTATGCATAGAGGTTAATAAGGGGCCTAGAGGATACATAGTACCCATATCTAGTTGAATATGAGATTTTCTATATATTCCATAATCCTTAACCAAGGTTGTATGGTAGGTAGATGTAGGATTGTCTATCTACATCAAAGTGAAGTAATAAGGAAGGGGTGCATATAATTGTTAGGTTATTGAGGTTTTCAACTCTAAC
The nucleotide sequence above comes from Sesamum indicum cultivar Zhongzhi No. 13 linkage group LG11, S_indicum_v1.0, whole genome shotgun sequence. Encoded proteins:
- the DGAT1 gene encoding diacylglycerol O-acyltransferase 1: MAILDSPESFDTTSSSAGNDGDHRSTLRRRPSARAAEVLLDSNSNSLEADTVVNGAESDRNDGNSTGNLCGRVVESLNEEQRSESAGEGLSYVKEKEEEKGKENGEIGEGKGGEALAVKFAYRPSAPAHRKIKESPLSSDAIFKQSHAGLFNLCIVVLVAVNGRLIIENLMKYGWLIKSGFWFSSTSLRDWPLLMCCLSLPVFPLAAFLVEKSVQQNYISEWVAVFLHVIITTTEILYPVVVILRCGSAVLSGVTLMLFACIVWLKLVSYAHTNYDLRVLSKSLDKWEALSSYWNVDYSYDVSFKSLVYFMVAPTLCYQPSYPRTACIRKGWVVRQLVKLVIFTGLMGFIVEQYINPIVQNSQHPLKGDLLYAIERVLKLSVPNLYVWLCMFYCFFHLWLNILAELLCFGDREFYKDWWNARTVEEYWRMWNMPVHKWMVRHIYFPCLRNGIPKGVAVLVAFFVSAIFHELCIAVPCHIFKFWAFLGIMFQVPLVIVTNFLQDKFKNSMVGNMMFWCFFCILGQPMSVLLYYHDLMNRKASAR
- the DGAT1 gene encoding diacylglycerol O-acyltransferase 1 isoform X1, which gives rise to MAILDSPESFDTTSSSAGNDGDHRSTLRRRPSARAAEVLLDSNSNSLEADTVVNGAESDRNDGNSTGNLCGRVVESLNEEQRSESAGEGLSYVKEKEEEKGKENGEIGEGKGGEALAVKFAYRPSAPAHRKIKESPLSSDAIFKQSHAGLFNLCIVVLVAVNGRLIIENLMKYGWLIKSGFWFSSTSLRDWPLLMCCLSLPVFPLAAFLVEKSVQQNYISEWVAVFLHVIITTTEILYPVVVILRCGSAVLSGVTLMLFACIVWLKLVSYAHTNYDLRVLSKSLDKWEALSSYWNVDYSYDVSFKSLVYFMVAPTLCYQPSYPRTACIRKGWVVRQLVKLVIFTGLMGFIVEQYINPIVQNSQHPLKGDLLYAIERVLKLSVPNLYVWLCMFYCFFHLWLNILAELLCFGDREFYKDWWNARTVEEYWRMWNMPVHKWMVRHIYFPCLRNGIPKVLVKLELHNFLGTQMNLAYLHPAATSTSQSQTVS